A region from the Aegilops tauschii subsp. strangulata cultivar AL8/78 chromosome 5, Aet v6.0, whole genome shotgun sequence genome encodes:
- the LOC109751748 gene encoding large ribosomal subunit protein uL18c translates to MLASPALAGATHSFPAFVSGSRGIHLPSVSAPSHSPARRAALVVLAKAKVSTPNADRIARHDRLRKKVSGTTERPRLSVFRSNKHLYAQVIDDTKSCTLASASTMHKALSKELEYSAGPTTEVAQKIGEVIAKSCLEKGITKVVFDRGGFLYHGRIKALADAARENGLEF, encoded by the exons ATGCTAGCCTCGCCGGCGCTCGCCGGCGCCACCCACTCCTTCCCGGCCTTCGTGTCGGGCAGCCGCGGCATCCACCTCCCGTCCGTGTCCGCGCCCTCGCACTCGCCGGCGCGGCGGGCCGCCCTGGTCGTCCTCGCCAAGGCCAAGGTGTCCACGCCCAATGCCGACCGCATCGCCCGCCACGACCGCCTCCGCAAGAAG GTTAGCGGCACCACAGAGAGGCCAAGACTCAGCGTTTTCCGCTCAAACAAGCATTTGTATGCTCAGGTGATCGACGATACAAAGTCGTGCACTCTGGCTTCAGCCTCAACAATGCACAAAGCTCTTTCAAAGGAGCTTGAGTACTCTGCTGGGCCAACAACT GAAGTGGCACAAAAGATTGGTGAAGTGATTGCCAAGTCCTGCTTGGAGAAAGGAATCACCAAAGTGGTCTTTGACCGAGGGGGTTTCCTCTACCATGGCCGCATCAAAGCTCTAGCCGATGCTGCTAGAGAGAACGGGCTTGAGTTCTGA
- the LOC109751744 gene encoding pre-mRNA-splicing factor CWC21 gives MYNGIGLQTARGSGTNGHVQTNKFFIQPRTGGPPPKAHSHDDGAAGMRKLNKEILEHDRRRQVELRLVELRDTLEELGYTEGEIEERVEEARKEAELQTAAPRPVEGFTSTQSHHVAARKEKKLETLRAALGLDAEVGQKKSSQVDNDPESGELVPAKDGF, from the exons ATGTACAACGGCATCGGGCTGCAGACGGCGCGCGGGTCCGGCACGAATGGGCACGTCCAGACCAACAAGTTCTTCATCCAGCCCCGGACCGGCGGCCCGCCGCCCAAGGCCCACAGCCACGACGACGGCGCCGCCGGGATGAGGAAGCTGAACAAGGAGATCCTGGAGCACGACCGGAGGCGGCAGGTGGAGCTGCGGCTGGTCGAGCTGAGGGACACCCTCGAGGAGCTGGGTTACACGGAAGGCGAGATCGAGGAGCGCGTCGAGGAGGCGCGCAAGGAGGCCGAGCTGCAGACTGCCGCGCCGCGTCCGGTGGAAGG GTTCACGAGCACGCAGAGCCACCATGTCGCAGCACGCAAGGAGAAGAAGCTCGAGACGCTGAGGGCTGCTCTTGGGCTAGATGCTGAGGTTGGACAGAAGAAGAGTTCTCAAGTAGACAATGATCCGGAGTCTGGGGAGCTTGTACCTGCGAAGGATGGATTCTGA